The stretch of DNA ATGATGATCTACAACAAGGAGTTGTTTGCTGAAGCCGGGCTGGATCCGGACAAACCGCCTGTCACCTGGGATGAGTACGTTTACGCTGCGAAAAAAATCAGCCAGCTGCCACGCCGCAGTAACGGCAGCCGTGTGTATGGTTCTGTTTTCTGGAACGAGGAAATTGCTTCCGGAAGCTGGTACTGGAGCATGCTGTCGCAGATGTATTACAACTTCAACAATGGTGAATACCAGCTGTTGAACCGTTACGGCACACACCCGGTGTTTGACCGTGAAGAAGCAGGCATGGCGGAATTCATGGGTACCATGCGTGAGATTCAGAAGTATTCTCCGCTGACCATGGAGCAGGACTTTTTCTCACGCACCATCGGTATGTGGCCTCAGTACGGTTTCGGTTGGCGGCTGAACATGCAGGACGCACTGGGCGGCCCGATGGAAATTGGTAAAGATGTGGGCATTGCACCGCTGCCTGTTCGTAAGGAAGGTGATCCACACTACTCCAACCTGGATGGCCGTGCGCTGATGATGTTCAAAAACACTCATGAAATTGAAGATCACAGCTGGAACCTGATTGAATTGCTGATGGAAGACCGTTTCAACCTGAAAGCAGCCCAGGCTCTGCAGCAGCTGCCAACCCTGCGGTCTCTGAAAGAGCACCCTCATTTCCAGACGGAAGAAGCGATACCGTTTGTGAATCAGCTACAAAACACCGTAATGAATGAGTCGTTTGCCAGCGTCGCAGACGTATCCAACATCGTTCTGCGTTACTACTCCCGTGTCGTATTGCGTGGCGAGCTGGAGCCGGAAGAAGCGGTGCGCCGTGCGGGTCAGGAGGCCCGGAAGGTGCTAAGAAACTAGCGAGTCATTGCAAAAACGACCGCAGGTCGGGTGTCGCTTTGTGCGACCCGGCCTGCGCATCAAACGCAATGGATATATGTACTACTTATTTATGAGTTGTTCGCAGGCTGTATGTCATGAAATTTAAAGAGCATTGGGTTGCTTATCTGTTTTTATCACCCTGGGTACTGTTTTTTCTGGTTTTCCTGATGTACCCGTTTTTCCTGTCGTTCCAGAACAGTTTTCTGGACATCAACGTCCTGAATCCGGAAAACACCCGTTTTGTGGGTCTCGGTAACTGGATCACGGTGGTCTCTGACGGCAAATTCTGGCTGTCCCTGTTTAACGTGCTGTTCAACCAGATCATCTTTATCACCCTAAGCTTTGTCGTGGCTCTGCTGGCGGCACTGATGCTGAACGAAATCGAATTCATGGCGAGCCTGTTCCGCACCATTCTGTTCGTTCCGGTTATCACTTCCATTACCGTGGCCATGATCATCTTTGATTTTCTGGTCAGCCCGGTGGGACCGATCCAGGAGAACCTGCAGAGCATTGGGATGCTGGCCGCGCCGGTGTTCTGGAAGTTTGAGCAATGGCTACCCATGCCAATGATCGCGCTCTTCAGTGCCTGGAAATGGTTCGGCGTGCAGATGATTATCTTCCTTGGCGGTATCGCCAGCATCAACAAGTCCCTGTACGAAGCGGCGGACCTGGACGGTGCCTCCTGGTGGCGCAAGGTGACTAAAATCACCCTGCCAATGATCAAGCCGCAGATTATCTTCGTCCTGACCATCAATATTATCAACGGCCTGCAAATGTTCGTGGAAGTGTTTATGAACTTTGACCTGCAGGGCGGCCCGTACAACTCTGCCCTGACTCCGGTACTGCATCTGTACCAGACCGGTTTCGAACAGATGAAGATGGGTGAAGCTTCTACTATCGGCCTGCTGCTGGCTGTGATCATCTTTGTGTTGACCACTCTGCAGATGAAGATTACCGCTAAGGGAGATTAACCAGTGATCAAGAACAGAAAGCAACAGTGGTTGATTTATGGCGGCCTGATTGCCGCCAGTGTCATGGTGCTGTATCCCTTCTTCTTTATGATCATGAACTCGTTCAAAACCGGTTCGGAGATC from Endozoicomonas sp. NE40 encodes:
- a CDS encoding carbohydrate ABC transporter permease produces the protein MKFKEHWVAYLFLSPWVLFFLVFLMYPFFLSFQNSFLDINVLNPENTRFVGLGNWITVVSDGKFWLSLFNVLFNQIIFITLSFVVALLAALMLNEIEFMASLFRTILFVPVITSITVAMIIFDFLVSPVGPIQENLQSIGMLAAPVFWKFEQWLPMPMIALFSAWKWFGVQMIIFLGGIASINKSLYEAADLDGASWWRKVTKITLPMIKPQIIFVLTINIINGLQMFVEVFMNFDLQGGPYNSALTPVLHLYQTGFEQMKMGEASTIGLLLAVIIFVLTTLQMKITAKGD
- a CDS encoding extracellular solute-binding protein, encoding MTPFAWAKERIEFMVPPGDYMNFVSDVIKPEYERRYPGVELVITSDGNLETRMAAGDYPNVYAGILGYQVARYAQLGRLAYLNQFDGFDAVSERVDQDFMAENFGRNYFIPWHATTQMMIYNKELFAEAGLDPDKPPVTWDEYVYAAKKISQLPRRSNGSRVYGSVFWNEEIASGSWYWSMLSQMYYNFNNGEYQLLNRYGTHPVFDREEAGMAEFMGTMREIQKYSPLTMEQDFFSRTIGMWPQYGFGWRLNMQDALGGPMEIGKDVGIAPLPVRKEGDPHYSNLDGRALMMFKNTHEIEDHSWNLIELLMEDRFNLKAAQALQQLPTLRSLKEHPHFQTEEAIPFVNQLQNTVMNESFASVADVSNIVLRYYSRVVLRGELEPEEAVRRAGQEARKVLRN